The Rhodobacter sp. 24-YEA-8 DNA segment CGGATCACCTGTTCGGTGAAAACACCACCGGCCTGTTCCAGCTCCCATGCCGCGGGAGTGGCCGAAACGAAGACCGATTGCGGCCGCATCGCGTCCCATTCCTCGAATTTCAGCGGCCGGTTGTCCATGCAGGAGGGCAGGCGGAAGCCATGTTCCGCCAGCACCGATTTGCGCCGGAAGTCGCCCCGGTACATGCCGCCGATCTGCGGCACAGAAACGTGGGATTCATCCGCAAAAACAATGGCATTGTCAGGGATGAATTCAAAAAGCGTCGGCGGCGGCTCGCCAGGTGCGCGCCCCGTCAGATAACGCGAATAGTTCTCGATCCCGTTGCAGACGCCGGTGGCTTCCAGCATCTCCAGATCAAACCGCGTGCGCTGTTCAAGACGTTGCGCCTCCAGCAGCTTGCCCTCATCGTTGAAGCGTTTCAGCTGCTGGTGCAGCTCGGCACGGATGCCCTGGATCGCCTGGGCCATGGTCGGGCGCGGCGTCACATAATGGCTGTTGGCATAGATACGGATCTGGCTGTAGCTGCCGGTTTTCGCGCCGGTCAGCGGGTCGAATTCGGTGATACTTTCCAGCTCTTCGCCGAAAAATGAGAACCGCCATGCGCGGTCTTCAAGGTGGGCGGGCCAAAGTTCGATCACATCGCCCCGGACGCGGAACCCGCCGCGCTGAAACCCGACCTCCGAACGCCGGTATTGCTGCGCCACCAGTTCCTGGATGAATTTGCGCTGATCATAGAACTGGCCCTGAACCATGTCCTGGGTCATCGCCGAATAGGTCTCGACCGAGCCGATGCCGTAGATACAGGACACCGACGCCACGATGATCACATCGTCACGCTCCAGCAGTGCCCTTGTCGCGGAATGGCGCATCCGGTCGATGGCTTCGTTGATCTGGCTTTCTTTCTCGATAAAGGTATCGGTGCGCGCGACATAGGCCTCGGGCTGGTAGTAATCGTAATAGCTTACGAAATACTCAACGGCATTATCGGGGAAGAAGCCTTTGAATTCCCCGTATAATTGCGCGGCCAGCGTCTTGTTTGGCGCAAGGATGATCGCCGGGCGCTGCGTCTCTTCGATCACTTTCGCCATGGTGAAGGTCTTACCGGTGCCGGTTGCCCCCAGCAGCACCTGGTCATGTTCACCTGCGGTCACACCCTGCGACAGTTCGGCAATTGCGGTCGGCTGGTCGCCCGCCGCGGTGAAGGGCGTGTGCATGACAAAGCGCTGCCCGCCTTCGAGCTTTTCGCGCCGGACTGGCGTGATATGGGAAATGTCGGGCAGCTTGTCGGGCGCGTTGTTATGCATCTCGGGCCTCGGGAGGGGCAGGGGGGCAGCGGGCAGTCTGTCGCTAATTTGATCTGTTTTTGTTCCAGTTCAACCCCAGTTCAGCGCCGCGCTGTCCTTGTGGCGCGAGATGCGCCGGCGCGATGGTCCGGTCTGTCGGCATCCCTTGCACTTTCGCAGCGTTTCGGCCAGAACGGCGGGGCTATTCCGGAGGTCAGCCCAATGCGAGCCCGTATCTATCAGCCCAGCCGCAATGCCATGCAATCTGGTATGGGCAAAACCCATGTCTGGCTGCTGGAATTCGCGCAGGATTCGGCACGTGAAGTGGATCCGCTGATGGGCTGGACCTCATCTTCGGACACCCAGACCCAGGTCAAGCTGCGGTTCGAGACCCGCGAAGAGGCCGAAGCCTACGCCCAACAGCATGGCATCGCCTATACGGTGATCGAGCCGACCCCGCGCAAGGCAAATATCCGCCTGCGTGGCTATGGCGAGAATTTCGCCACAGACCGGCGCAATCCGTGGACCCATTGACCGGGGCTAATTGCAGTAACGTTCGTTCCGGCTGACAGCCGCTTGCCCCAAACTTGCGCTGTCGCAGATATTGCGCGCCGCGCAACTGACGCTTGGCTATGCCATGGAGCATGACAGCCCAGGCCTGTCCCTTGCAGGACCCTTGAGTGCGATTTCGTCCTCAGGGCCGTCGAAAATGTCGACCGCTATACTCTTATCAGCTAGTGCGGCGAGAATACGATGTATGCCCATCCCCTTGCCCATGGGGAGGAGTGCCGAAAGAGCTGCAGCTTTGGGTCGGTGAGGGTGGAGAAGGAGCGCGTTGCCTCAGCGCCGGGCGCATCTCTGCAGGATCTCTTTCAGCGTTTCGCAAATATAGCTCACGGTTGCTTCATCGAGGCCATAGCCCGAGGGCAGATTGATCCCGGCATGGACGATCCGTGCGGTCTCTGTGCGCGGCGTCATCAGGGGGCGGCAGTCTGTGTCCGCATAGGCCTTGAGCGATGAGAGGCTTGAGAAGAATGGTCTTGAATCAATGCCTTGTTCGGCCAGCGCGGTTTGCAGGGCGAATTTATCCAGATCATAGCGTTCATCGGGGATGACCGTGACCATCCAGAATGAGTTCTTCACCTCTTGCGGTTCGGCATTGATCGCGAGGCCGGGCACATCGCGCAACCGGTCGGCATACCAGCCGAACAATTGCCGCTTATAGGCGATCAGCGCGTCCAGCCGCTCCATCTGTGCGATGCCAAGGGCGGCCTGGACGGCGCTCATCTTGTATTTGAATGCGACCTCGTCATTTAGGAAAAACCGGTCTCCCGGCGGGCGGCCATGGTCGCGCAGCTTTTGCACCCTTGCATGCAGGGCCGGATCATTGGTGACCAGCGCACCGCCTTCGCCGGTGGTGATGGTTTTCGAGCCATGGAAGGAAAACACCGCCACATCGCCGAGGCTGCCGGCCGGGCGCCCGCAATATGTCGAGCCAAGCGCTTCGGCCGCATCCTCGATCAGTGCGATTCCATGGCGGTCGGCAAGGGCACGCAGCGCCTCCCAGTCACACATCGAACCATAGAGATCGACGCCGATGATCGCCTTTGTCCGGGGTGTGATTGCGGCCTCGACCGCCACCGGGTCAAGACACCAGGTATCGGGCAGGATATCAACGAAAACCGGCACCGCGCCTACATAAGTGACCGGCGCCATCGAGGCGATCCAGGTCACATCCGGGCCGATCACCTCATCACCGGGCCCGACCCCAAGTGCCGCCAGCGCCAGATGCAGCCCGGAGGTCGCATGGGGCAGGCTGACCGCATGGGCAACTCCGCAATGGGCGGCGAGCATCTCTTCGAACCGGCGGTTATAGCGGTAGTGATCCGCGCCCCAGGCGTTCAGCGCGGCCTCACGCGCCAGCTCGCCCTCGCGTTCAGTAATCGACGGCGCTGCCACCGGGATCTGGCGGGCGGGCTTTGCGGCGGAAACGGGCGCGTCTGGATTGGGGCCCAATGGCCGATCAGATGTCATTCGACGTTTCTCCCTGACCGGTTTTCTCTTGACCGGTGGCCGGTCCTGGTCGTCTGATCCCGATACCCAGATCCAAGTCGTATCGAGGCCAAAGTGACCGTACAAGACGACCGTTTAGAGTTCGAAGCCCATAAACGCAAGCAAGCGCTCGCGCTCGGAGAGGACAAGGCGGTTTTCGCGCAATCGCTTGATATGCTCACCGCGCTGGACCGCTATGATTACTCCTATCTCTGGAGCTGGATGGGCGTTCCGATCATCCAGATGCCGGCCGATATCATGGCCACGCAAGAGGTGATCTGGGAGACAAAGCCCGATGTGATCATCGAAACCGGTGTGGCGCGCGGCGGATCGGTGCTGTTCATGGCCTCGCTTCTGGAGGTGATGGGCAAGGGCAAGGTGATCGGTGTCGATATCGACATCCGCGCCCATAACCGTGACACGATCGAAAGCCATCCGATGTCGAAACGGGTGGTGCTGATCGAGGGCGGTTCGGCCGATGAGGATACGCTGGCAAAGGTGCGGGCCGAAATCCCGCCGGGGTCGCGTGTGATGGTGGTTCTCGACAGCGACCATTCGCGCGCGCATGTTCTGGCGGAATGCCGCGCCTATGCCGATCTGGTGACCGAAGGCTGCTATCTTGTGGTCGCGGATACGGTGATTGGCTTCATGACGCCGGATCAGACGCCGAAGAAACGGTCGAAAATCTGGTATCCGGGTGATGAGCCGCTGAGTGCGGTCGGGGATTTCCTTGCCGGAACCGACCGGTTCGAACCGGATCCGCTCATCAATGGCAAATTGCAGCTCTCCTCGTCGCCGGGGGGGTATCTGCGTTGCGTTAAGGAGTGATGGCGGACAGGCGCGCAGCATCGGCATTGAAGATCCCCTGTTGCTGCCGGTCGCGGCAGGGAATACCAGATCTCCTATGGCAAGGAGGACCGATGTGAAGCTTTGTTTTCTTGGCGCATCCAACCCCGAGACGATCCGTATGCTACGCGCGCTGGAACGCGCGGGTCAGAGGTGCGAGGTGGCCGGGTTCATCGATAATGATCCGTCCCTGCAGGGAAGCGACTTCTACGGCTATCCGGTGCTGGGTGGCTCCGACCGGGTTGCCGGGCTCGCCACCGAGGGCGTGCACTTCGTGAACCTGATCACCGGCAGCGCTCTGGTGCGCTACGAGACGAGCCGGGATATCATCCGGCGCGGTGGCCGGCTGGCGAATTTTCTGCATCCTTCCGTCGATCTGGACATGGTCAGCCTCGGCTGCGGGAATTACATCCAGGAAGCCGTGGTCTTGCAGGCCGGTGTAGTGATCGGAGACAATTCGAGTCTGCATATGGGCGCGAAAGTGGGGCATGAGACGTTGATCGGCTCATCGACCTTCATTGCGCATGAGGTCAGCGTCTCGGGCTGTTGCCGCATCGGGGATGGGGTGTTTGTGGGCACCAATGCAACCATTCTGCCGCGGGTCCGGATTGGCAATTTTGCGATGATCGGTGCCGGGGCGGTGGTAACGAAAGACGTGCCCGATGGGGCGGTCGTGGTCGGCAATCCGGGGCGGATCCTGCGTATCGATGAGGCGAATGCCGCGCGTCAGCATGATCTGGGGCTGAATGGTCAGGGCCATTGATGGCGGATCGCCCGAGCGCTGCACGGGGTATGTAGTTCCGGCGCGGCAACTATCTTTCTATGCCGAGCAGCATGCGCAGTCTGGCCTTCGCGACGCGCCGCCATGGATAGCAGCGCTTATAGGTATATCTGACCAGAACCTGATCAACTGCCCGTCTGGTTGCCGGAGTCATATCCGTCTCGGCAAGCAGGTCGCGGGCACAGGCGAGGAAGCGGGTGTTGCGGTCTTTCATCACGGACCAGCGCGGCCGCCGCGATGAGCCATAATGGCTGGGGCCAGGCAATATACCCTGGATGAACTCAACATCCGGATCTGAGGTGCCTGCCACCCCATCTGCAAGCATGGCATGCAGCAAGATCAGGTGATCGCCAGCCCAGAGATCGTCATACTGTGACAGCACACGGTCAAGGGCCTGAGTGAGTGCCTTTTTCCGCCATAGCCCATAGAACCAGCCCGCCTGGCAGGCAAACATGCGGTATGGAATGCGTTGCTCAGGCGCTGCGGCTTCGATAGCCGGGTCACTGATCCAGGGTGCCTCGCGCATTCCGATCACCGGGCCAAAATCCTGGCGGATATTACCGGCGGCAAGATGCAGATGCGAACCGGCCTGCAGTATCCCGGCGAGCTTTCTGAAATAGTCAGGAGAGCTGATGTCGTCATAGGCGCGAAACGCGAAGTATTCGCTGTCGGCGGCATCGCGCACCCAGCGGAAATTGTCGTTTGCCGATGATGTTTCTGCGTGACGCACATGCCTGAAACGCCGGTCCTTTGTGGCAAATCCGGAGCAGATCTCGCTTGTTCCATCAGTGGAGGCATTGTCGGAAATGATGACTTCGAAATCATCAAAATCCTGGGCCGCAAGATTTTCGAGACATCTTTGGATAAGAGAAACCCCGTTATAAACAGGCACTCCGATAGTGACTTTTGGCATGTTGATCTCCGGGCAGATGTCTTAGGGCCGTGATTTCGACGACAGGAGCTTGACCACGCCATAAAGCCGGAATGCGGGGCGCATCATCCAGGGGCGCACCATTGCGGTGAACGCCCTGATCCGCGCGCGCGCGCCCAGTTTCGCCGCCCGGCGCAGATACCGTGCCCCAAGGAACCAGCGTGCCTCGGACCAGGCGGGAAAGCTTGCCTCATGCCGGGTCCAGGTCCGCAGGTAGCAGTCCAGCACCAGATCCGGGTCCGAGCCTTGCGTCAGCTGCGCGCCGGGCGCATCGGCGGTGCTGTGCAGGTGATAGATCCGCATGCCGGGCCGCGTCTCATACCAGGGCAGGCTGCCACTGGCGATGAGCGCGCAGCACAGGCTGGTATCCTCGTCGATCTTCTGGTCGGGATCGAGGCCGCCCAGGGCGAGAAACCGCGCGCGGCGGATCCAGAAACCGGTGCCAAGCCCGGCGATCTTGTGGCGCAGCGCCGCTTTCGCCGGCACCTGACCCGGGGCGAGGCGGCGGGTGACCGTTTCCTCATGCCCCGAAGCATCGCGCCGGATCACCGCGCTGAAGCCGTAATCCACGGGCTCGCTTGTGGCGATTTCCAGAACCCGGGCGGCGTAGCCGGGCAGGAGTTCGTCATCATCGTCGAGGAAGAGGATGATATCGCCCAATGCCTCGGCGACGCCGAAATTCCGCGCCCCTGCCGCACCACGCAAACCGCTGTTTCGCAGAACCCGGAGAGACGCATCCCATCCGGCCAGAACTTCGCTTGCGGGGAGATCGGAGGCATCATCGATCACCAGCAGTTCAGCCGCCGGTGGCAGATCCGCCAGCGCCGAGGCGACTGAACGTTTCAGCAGATCCGGGCGGTTATGCGTCGGGATCAACACCGTCAGTGCAAGCCCCTCAGTCTTTACCGCATCCCGCCCCTCTGTCACTGCCAGGCCCCCCGTTTCCTGCCTTATGACTAGCGCATTGCGCGGCGAATGGCGAGGCTGCGACGGGGCTGTGCGGCCCGCACTGGCAGCCCGGGCCGAATGGTGACAGAATGGGCCTTTGTGATCCGATGCACGTAAATCCGAGGCAGGTATGGCTCCCCATTCGAAAAGCGGCTCTGGCGAGCGCGTTGTGCTGAGCATGAAATGGGGCAAGCTTTACCCTGCCAGCTATGTGAACGTGCTTTATAATGCCTGCCGCCGGAACATCACCGGGGATTTCCGCTTTGTCTGCCTGACGGATGACGCGACCGGGCTTGGCCCGGAAATCGAGGCCTGTCCGATCCCCGATCTGGGGCTGACCCCCGGCATGTGGAAAAGCGGCGCCTGGGCCAAGCTCGGGGTGTTTCAGCATGACCTTTACGGGCTGAAGGGCCGCGCGCTTTTCATCGATCTTGATATGGTGATCTGCGGCGCGCTGGATCCGTTTTTCGACCATCCGGCACCGGTCCTGACCACGGATATGGGCGAGGGCTGGGGGCGACCGTCGCGGGCCAACGCCCCGCGCGAAGCCGGAACCTGCATCTTCGCCTTCACTCTTGGCGCAGAAGGCCAGATCGTCGACCGCTTTACCGCTGATCGTGAAAAGGCGGTGCGTGACCACGTGATCGAGCAGAACTGGGTCGGTGCCGAAGCCAGCGCAATGGATTACTGGCCCGATGGCTGGGTGATCAGCTTCAAGCGGCATCTGCGCCGTCCGATTGGCCTGGATCTGATCCTGCCCCCGAAAGCACCACCGGCCTCTGCCAAGGTGCTCGCCTTCCACGGCACGCCGCGCCCGATTGACCTTCTGCGCCCGGGCAACCGGTTCTGGGACAGGTTTCCGCATATGGGCCATGGCCAGGTGCGCTGGATGGCGGAATACTGGGTGGAAAACGGCGGCGACCTGCCGCGCTGATCCTCAGCCCTTAGGGGCGGGAAAGCGCCCTTTGCGGATCAGATAGACCAGCTTTCCGATCATATAGCGCAAGCGCAGCCCATAAAGCGGCAGCCGCCGATACCAGGGAAATTTCCGCACATCGCTGTGCGACTGGCCGGTGATGGTGCTGGAATTGCCGTCATCGACATGGCTGGGGAAGGGCTCCAGCCCGTAATGGCGGAAGTCATGGATATGGACGCGGTCGAGCTCGTGGTCGATGGGGCGGGTGATCGGCAGCATCCCGGGCAAGAGCCGCGCCGCCAGATCGCGACGGATGAGGTAGGCGCCAAGGCCCGTTGCGGGGCCAAGATAGGCGTTCAGATCCCAGATACCGAGCTTTTTTTGCCGCAAGGGCTGTTTGGCGCGGATCTTGTTGAGCTTCAGGAAATCCCAGTCTGCCTTCGCGGCCAGCGCCGTTTGCAGCGCAGTCATGAATTCGGGATGGAAAACGACATCATCCTCCAGCACCAGCGCCACATCCTTGCCGGAGTCGAGAAACGCCTGCCAGACCGCAATATGCGAATGGTAGCAGCCAATCTCGCCCGGAAGCACTTCGCGGCCGACATTTCGGCGAAAGGCGGCGAGGTCGACATTCTGCACCAGCCGGTCCCATTCGGCGCGGCCATCAGTGGCCTCATGCAGGCTATAGGGCAGGTTCAGCGCAGAAAGCTGTGCCTCCATAGCGGCGCGACGCTGTGCTGATCGCGGCAGGTTGATCAGCCAGGCGCCGAAATCAGGCAGCATTTGCGAATCTGGCATGGTCACTCCTGTGGTGGTCAGGTCAGGCTGGCAAAGGGCGGCAGGGCGGCGTCAGCCTCCGAGATCACCGCAGGGCGCGCAGGCCAGCTGATGGCGAGATCGGGGTCATTCCAGGCGATACCGCGCCCATGACCGGGGATATAGGCGGGCGCCATCATATATTGAACCACCGCGCCGGGCGTCAGGCTGAGAAACCCATGCGCAAAGCCTTTGGGGATATAGATGCCGTTCATCCGCCCGGCATCCAGCTCCACCGCATGCCATTTGCCGCGCGTCGGGCCGTGGCGAAGATCGACGGCGACATCCCATACGCGACCCGCAACACAGCGGACCAGCTTTTCCTCGGCAAACTCACCGGCCTGATAGTGCAGGCCCCGCAAGGTATGGACCGCCGTATTGGTCGAAAGATTGACCTGCACCGGCTGAAAATCCACCCCGGCCGCCAGAAAGCTGTCACGGCAGTAGACCCGCGCGAACTGCCCGCGCGTATCCTGATGCGGATCAGCCTCGACCTGGATCAGGCCGGGAAGCGGTGTCGGGACCAGTCTCATCCGATGTGAAGCGCCGGGATCGCGGTGACGAATTCGCCACCCCAGGTGCGGATCTGCGCCTGTTGGTCGCGGACCTCGGCTGCGATGTTCCAGGGCAGGATCACCAGGTAATCCGGGCGGCGTGCGGCGATTTCCTCGGGCGCGAAGACCGGGATATGGCTGCCCGGCAAAAGGGTCGCCTGTTTCTCGGGGTTTCGGTCGACAACGAAAGCGATGTCATCCGCGCCGATACCGGCCACGTTGAGGAAGGTGTTCCCCTTGGCGGCGGCGCCGTATCCTGCGACGGTTTTGCCTTCTTCGCGCGCACGCGCCACGAAGGCGCGGAAGGCGCTCGTGATCGCGGCGACCTGGCCCGCAAGATCGGCATATCCGGCAGCCTGATCCAGTTTCAGGCGCGTCTCTTCCGCCGCGACCTCTGCAAGGCCCGGCCCCGGCTGATGCGCGCCCTTATGGCCGACAAAGACCCTCAGCGAGCCGCCATGGGTTGGCAGGCGTTCGACATCGAAGACCTCCAGCCCGGCCTCGTCCATCAGGCGGCGCACAAAGGTCAGCGACAGGTAGGAATAGTGTTCGTGATAGATCGTATCGAACTGTACCTGTTCGATCAGCCGCGCCAGATGCGGAAATTCAAAGGTCGCAACGCCTTCGGGGTTCAGCAGCACGCGGAATCCGGCAGCGAAATCGCGGATATCGGGGACATGGGCCAGCACGTTATTCGCGGCCATCAGGTCGGCGCCATGGCCTTCGGCGCGCAGGCGCCGGGCAGTGTCTTCGCCGAAAAACGCGACAAGAGTGGGCACGCCTTTGGCTTCGGCAAGGCTTGCGGCATGGCCTGCGGGCTCGACCCCCAGAACCGGGATGCCAGCCCCCACGAAATGCTGCAGCAGATAGCCGTCATTCGACGCGATCTCGACCACTTTCGATTGCGGGCCAAGCCCGAACCGCGCCGTCATGGCGGTCGCATAGCGGCGGGCATGTTCGACCCAGCCCTGGGAAAAGGACGAGAGATAGGCATAGCCATGCGAGAAGATCGCGTCCGCAGGCACGGTCTCGGTGGTCTGGGCAAGCCAGCAGCTGTTGCAGACCATGACATGGAGCGGAAAGCGTCGCTCGGCGGCCAGGGCGCCCGCATCCCCTGCGGGCAGGTAGCTGTTTGCAAGCGGGGTCTCGCCCAGATCGACGAGCGTCTGGGTCAGGGCTGCGTTGCAAAAGCGGCAGGAACGGGTCACGGGCGGATATCCTCGTAAAGGGCAATCTGGTGGTCGGTGAGCGCAGTCATATTCTGCCCTTCCGCCCAGGCGGCATACCAGTCAGCGGTGAGGCCGATGGTCCGGGCGGCGTCAAGGCGCGGCGTCCAGCCAAGCACCTTCTGCGCCAGCGCGGAGTTGATACCCAGGAGCGCCATTTCATGCGGGCCGGTCTGACTGTCCTGCGCGAAAGCGGAGGGGCGGCCCATGGCCGAGAGCAGGCGGTTTGTCAGGACGCCGACCGCGACCGGCTCTGCCCCCTCGGCAGGGCCGAAATTCAGCGCATCGGGCAGGGGCGCGTCACCTGTCATCGCCTCAAGCAGGGTGAGATAGCCGTCAAGACATTCCAGCACATGCTGCCAGGGCCGGGTCGAGGCGGGATTGCGCAGCAGCGGCACCTCATCTGCGACCAGCGCACGGATGATATCGGGGATCAGCCGGTCCTCCGACCAGTCGCCGCCGCCGATCACATTGCCGCCCCGCGCGGTCATCAGCCGGGGGCCAGCCTCGGTGCAGAAAGACTGCCGCCACGAGGCCACTGCGATCTCTGTCGCGGCTTTCGAGGCCGAATAGGGGTCATGCCCGCCCAGCCGGTCGCTTTCTTCATAGGCACGGCCGGAGCCGTCATTCTCATAGACCTTGTCCGAGGTGATCACGAGCACCGCGCGCGGGCGTGCCAGCCGGTGCAGCGCGTCAAGCAGATGCAGCGTGCCCATGACATTGGTGGCAAAGGTCGCGACCGGTTCCGCGTAAGACCGCCGCACCAGCGGCTGTGCGGCCATATGCAGCACCAGATCGGGCTGTGCCTGTGCCACGGCCGCGTCAACCGCTGCCGCGTCGCGCAGATCGACCAGATGCGAGGCCGCGAGATGACCCTCGCCCAGAAGCGTCGAGAGGTTGGGCCCGGGCTCCGGCGGCAAAGCGAGACCGGTCACGGCCGCGCCGCGCCGCGCCAGCCAGCGGCCCGCCCAGGCGCCCTTGAACCCGGTATGTCCGGTCAGGAGAACGCGCTTCCCCGCCCAGAAGTCCTTCGCGGAATCAGAGGTCACGACCAGATTTTCCAGGGCGCGGCCCCACCGGCCCAGAGCTTTTCCAGATGGTTGCGGTCGCGCAGCGTATCCAT contains these protein-coding regions:
- the rfbG gene encoding CDP-glucose 4,6-dehydratase encodes the protein MTSDSAKDFWAGKRVLLTGHTGFKGAWAGRWLARRGAAVTGLALPPEPGPNLSTLLGEGHLAASHLVDLRDAAAVDAAVAQAQPDLVLHMAAQPLVRRSYAEPVATFATNVMGTLHLLDALHRLARPRAVLVITSDKVYENDGSGRAYEESDRLGGHDPYSASKAATEIAVASWRQSFCTEAGPRLMTARGGNVIGGGDWSEDRLIPDIIRALVADEVPLLRNPASTRPWQHVLECLDGYLTLLEAMTGDAPLPDALNFGPAEGAEPVAVGVLTNRLLSAMGRPSAFAQDSQTGPHEMALLGINSALAQKVLGWTPRLDAARTIGLTADWYAAWAEGQNMTALTDHQIALYEDIRP